The Tachyglossus aculeatus isolate mTacAcu1 chromosome 7, mTacAcu1.pri, whole genome shotgun sequence genome includes a region encoding these proteins:
- the LOC119930403 gene encoding cAMP-dependent protein kinase type II-alpha regulatory subunit-like: MEEAQEKDETQEPSEERAGGSSQNEAGGTSVSQDPAGPVPPQPSPPPPPGPGPLRPSDMAAGRGKAHAVPSETKEAPAGGDLVDGRPGSADRQPQWEGMPLDNGEEDREIKPPSPNWRRYQRRASVQAEAINPGEGSSISSLVGVRWAQHPKSAELMKRLRETCEALLPFRELEEELLTQIFSAMIERKVEAQEHVVEQGEDGDHFYAIESGTYDILVARNKQDCRIGRYKDHGAFGELALMYSYPRPATIVAVTAGVLWGLDRKTFRTITVTYKAERRKKFESLISSVPFFRTLEKSEKMKLLDMIESKTYRHGDCIFAQGETADKFYIVESGEVKMLTEMPTSKEVGSVRLNPGQYFGEGALVGNNPRTSSAYAVGDAKCIVMNVEALERLLGPCLDILKRDVSQFKELINLHDSGMDPSEEHKETNST; encoded by the coding sequence atggaagaggcccaggagaaggatgAGACTCAGGAACCATCGGAGGAGAGAGCCGGGGGGAGCTCCCAGAACGAGGCAGGAGGGACATCAGTATCCCAAGACCCCGCTGGACCAGTCCCTCctcaaccttctcctcctcctcctccaggccccgGGCCTCTGAGGCCCAGCGACATGGCGGCGGGCCGGGGAAAGGCCCACGCCGTGCCCAGCGAGACCAAAGAGGCGCCGGCCGGCGGAGACCTCGTCGACGGACGCCCGGGATCCGCCGACAGACAGCCCCAGTGGGAAGGGATGCCCCTGgacaatggggaggaagacagagagatcaAGCCTCCCTCCCCGAACTGGAGGCGGTACCAGAGAAGGGCTTCCGTTCAGGCCGAAGCCATTAACCCGGGAGAAGGGTCGTCCATCTCCAGCCTGGTGGGCGTCAGGTGGGCCCAGCATCCCAAATCCGCCGAGCTGATGAAGAGGCTGAGGGAAACCTGCGAAGCCCTCCTCCCCTTCAGGGAGCTCGAAGAGGAGCTGCTGACTCAAATCTTCAGTGCCATGATCGAGAGGAAAGTGGAAGCTCAGGAACACGTGGTGgaacagggagaggacggggaccACTTCTACGCCATCGAAAGCGGGACGTACGACATTCTGGTTGCGAGGAACAAGCAGGACTGCCGCATCGGCCGCTACAAAGACCACGGCGCTTTTGGAGAGTTGGCTTTGATGTACTCTTACCCTCGGCCGGCCACCATCGTGGCCGTGACGGCAGGAGTCCTCTGGGGTCTGGACCGCAAGACTTTCCGGACCATCACGGTGACGTATAAGGCGGAAAGGCGGAAGAAGTTCGAATCGCTCATAAGCTCTGTGCCCTTTTTCAGGACTCTAGAGAAGTCAGAGAAGATGAAGCTCCTTGATATGATTGAGAGTAAGACCTATCGGCACGGCGATTGCATTTTTGCCCAAGGGGAAACGGCGGACAAGTTCTACATCGTCGAGTCTGGGGAAGTCAAGATGCTGACCGAAATGCCCACCAGCAAGGAAGTGGGTTCTGTGAGGCTTAATCCAGGACAGTATTTCGGAGAAGGTGCTCTGGTCGGCAACAACCCGAGAACCTCCTCTGCCTATGCTGTCGGGGATGCCAAATGCATAGTTATGAACGTGGAGGCCCTCGAGAGACTTCTTGGGCCGTGTCTGGACATACTGAAGAGAGACGTGTCCCAGTTCAAGGAGTTGATAAACCTGCACGACTCCGGCATGGATCCGAGTGAGGAACACAAGGAAACGAACAGCACATAG